The Crassostrea angulata isolate pt1a10 unplaced genomic scaffold, ASM2561291v2 HiC_scaffold_182, whole genome shotgun sequence genome contains the following window.
tGAGCAAAAGAGAATGGCCTTATCAAAATATGACTCTACTCGGGGAACAACAAATCTTGCTCGAATTGCCCGGGCTATCTTAGGTCCCTGCACTGATGTACTGCGCGATGTTCTCACGAAAGAGATAACTCCACCAAATTTGAAAAAGGAACTTAATAAATATCCAAACAAATATCGAATcagtaaacatttaaaacaggTTGTCAAAAATGGAGATTACTCGAAATTTGACATTTCATTGCTTTACATGTTTTTAAGAAACCTGGGTTCAATTCCTGAACATAAAAACAAATGGGGAACAGATCCAGATCCATATGATAAAAGCGTGTCAGCAAACATAGAACGAATTCGGAATTTAAGAAACGAGTGGGGACATTTTACAGATTTATCTCTTTCTGACTCAGATTTTGAACAACAttggaaaaatatatttcaaactgtAAAGGATCTTGAGGGTTACCTCGGAGCAACAACCGTGTACCAGGACGCCCTGAACAAGTTGAAGACTTGTTGTATGGACCCGGATTCAACACAGCcctacataaaaaaattgttgtggGTTGAACAATTAGTAACTGATATTACAGATCTAAAAGGTAA
Protein-coding sequences here:
- the LOC128169697 gene encoding uncharacterized protein LOC128169697, encoding CFEQKRMALSKYDSTRGTTNLARIARAILGPCTDVLRDVLTKEITPPNLKKELNKYPNKYRISKHLKQVVKNGDYSKFDISLLYMFLRNLGSIPEHKNKWGTDPDPYDKSVSANIERIRNLRNEWGHFTDLSLSDSDFEQHWKNIFQTVKDLEGYLGATTVYQDALNKLKTCCMDPDSTQPYIKKLLWVEQLVTDITDLK